The window CTGGATCAACTGAAGAATACGGTTCAGGTATTATCAAAATTGATGGAATGACAAGACAAAACATTGGAGCTGGAATTGGTGATAAAATTTCTATAAAATCTGTAGAAGCTGCAGCTGCTGAACAAATTACTTTATCTCCTACTGAAAAACTAGCTATCGATGAAGAGCAATTACATGATGTAATGATTACAAATTTCCAAAACCATGTATTCACTGTTCATGATTCAATTCAACTACCAACTCAAATGGGAGGAAAAATTCAATTTATTATAACTAATACAAAACCATCAAAACCAGTAATTGTAACTGAAAGTACTATATTCAAACTTGGTTCTATGACTAAAGCAATTGATTCCACTATTCCTAGAATTACATATGATGAACTAGGAGGTTTAAAAAATGAAGTTAGAAAAATTAGAGAAATGGTTGAATTGCCGATGAGACACCCCGAATTATTTGAGAAAATAGGTGTAGAAGCACCAAAAGGTGTTTTGTTATATGGTCCACCTGGAACAGGAAAAACCCTATTGGCAAAAGCAGTTGCCGGAGAGACAAGTGCTCACTTTATTTCACTTAGTGGACCTGAAATTATGGGAAAATATTATGGAGAGAGTGAAGAAAAATTAAGAGAGATTTTCAAACAAGCAGAGGAAAATTCTCCAAGTATAGTATTCATTGATGAAATTGATTCTATTGCACCAAAACGAGATGAGGTTTCTGGAGAGGTAGAAAAAAGAATTGTTTCACAACTTTTGACATTAATGGATGGTATGAAAAGTAGAGGCAAAGTTGTAGTAATTGCAGCTACTAATAGACCAGATTCAATTGACCCTGCTCTTAGAAGACCTGGTAGATTTGACAGAGAAATTGAAATTGGAATTCCAGATGATGAAGGAAGACATGAAATTCTTTCAATTCACACACGTGGAATGCCAATTGATGAAAAAGTGGATCTTAAACAAATTGCCAAAATAACACATGGATTTGTAGGAGCTGATCTTGAAATGTTATCCAAAGAGGCAGCAATGCGATCTTTACGAAGAATTTTACCCGACATTAATCTCAGCGAAGAAAAAGTATCTACAGAAATTCTTCAGAAAATAAAAATTACAAGTGATGACTTTAGAGATGCATTAAAAGAAATAAGACCAAGTGCATTACGTGAAGTTCAAGTACAAATTCCAAATGTTAATTGGGATGATGTAGGAGGTCTTGATGAATTAAAAGAAGAATTACGTGAAGCTATAGAATGGCCAATTAAACACAAAGAAGCTTTTGAATATGTTAATGTCGAAGCTCCAAAAGGAATTTTACTTCACGGTCCACCTGGAACTGGAAAGACAATGATTGCAAAAGCATTAGCAACAATGACTGATTCAAACTTTATCAGTATTAAAGGTCCAGAATTACTTTCAAAATGGGTGGGTGAATCTGAAAAAGGAGTTAGAGAGATTTTCAGAAAAGCCAGACAAGCAGCACCATGTATAATATTTCTAGATGAAGTTGATGCACTCGTACCAAGAAGAGGTAGTGGAGATTCAGGTTCACATGTAACTGAAAATGTTGTATCCCAAATTCTTACAGAGATAGATGGATTAGAAGAATTACATAATGTCTTGATAATTGGTGCTACAAATAGATTAGATATTGTTGATGAGGCATTACTAAGGCCTGGAAGATTTGATAGAATTATTGAAGTTCCAAATCCAGATTCAAAAGGAAGAGAACAGATATTTAAAATTCATTCAAAAAAGAAACCACTATCAAATGATGTAGACATAACAAAAATTGTTGAACTAACAAATGGATTTAGTGGTGCTGAGATCGCTGCAATAGCAAATAGGGCTGCAATTCTTGCCTTGAAAAGACATGTTAGCACTAAATCAAAAAACATCAAAGACATCAAAATTACTCAGCAAGATATTCTTGATTCAATTGATAAGGTAAAACCTAGAAAAAAAGAGATGCCTATGACTCAATCGATAAAATAGTCTAAATACTAAGAAGGTTGACGACAAATAATGAAATTATATCTTGATTTTGAGCCATGCAAAGAATGTAATGTCATGATGAATGAGCTAAGTAGCCCAGAAATGTTATTTGCAGATGCAAAGAAAAGAGCTGATGAATCTGCCAAATTTCTTAGGCATCTTACCTACAATCATAATGAAGTAGTGCAAGCTGTAATGGAAGATCTACCTAAACAAAAAAGAGATCAAGAGTTTGATTTCTTCAAGTAAATTTTTTCAATTATTATTTTAAGAAACAAATTTTATAAAGTAAATAATAGAAATTATAAATCTTATACGCGAATTTATAATTTCTATATTTGATAAATCAATTTATTAAATTTATCAATTAACCTGATCTAATATGAAAATTAAAACAACAATTACATTCTCTTTTGATACAATCTAACTCAATATTATGATTACATATTCCACACTGACAATGAATTAATTTAACACTCATTTTATTTACTCTGTAATTTTTAATGTTTTTTTGATTAACGTTACTCTGTTTCTTATTGTCACATCACTTACTCCAGCTTCACTTGAAAATTTCTTCTGGCTGATTTTTTCATTATTAATCATACATGCAATATACAAAGAAGCAGCTGCCTGTGCTACGGGATGTTTCCCCGCAGTTATCTCTTTTAATTCACAACGTTTTAAAATATCAAATGCATCTCGTTTTGTTTTTTCTTTTAAATTCATATTATTTGATATTTTGGAAATAAAAGATGAAGTGTCATATTGGTTTAATTTTAATCCCAATTTTTTGATAATTGTTCTTAAATCTCTGGATAAAATTCTTCTTTCAATATTTCCTGCATCTGCAATATCATCTAATGTTCTAGGAATATTGTTTTCTCTACAAGCAGCATACAAAGATGCAGAAATTAATGAAGCCATTGTTCTACCCCTTGTAAGTTTTGAATTTACTGCTTTTCTGTAAATATATGCAGCATTTTCAATAACATTATCTGGAATTCCTAATTTTGTTTTCATTGCATTCAATAAAGTAAATGCTTTGCTAAGTGCTACAGTTGATCTAGATTTACTTCTTTGATCCCATGTCCGAAGTCTATTAAATTCATATTTTGTTTTACTTGATAAAGTATTACCAGAAGAATCTTTGTTTATACCTATTACAGTTGATAATCCTTTGTCATGCATGGTTAATGATGTTGCAGGACCAGTTCTTGTCAATTTCATAAAATCCTCTTGACTGTAACCGTTACTTTCATGTGAAATATCAGACATGTTTTGCACTAGCACAAGACCGCATCCCCCACAAAACATTTCTCCTCTCTCTGAATCTGTAATTATGGGATAGGTTTTGCAAGCATCTAGTTCACACTTGACATCATAATCATTTGAATAATTTACTAACACTACTATTCTTTAATATCGTTAATAAAATAAAAACAGATTGAATTAGGTAATTTTGATACAAAAAATTAACTTTGATAACATAAAATTCCTCCAAATTCATTGAGAGTGATTTCTATTTTGTATAGAAACTACATTGTAATAAACGTTAAAAATTTTTAAAAATTAAAAATAAGAAATACTAGAAAAGAATTATTCTTTTCGAATAGATTCTAAAGAATGTCCACGATTAACAATCATCTGAGTAATGGCCTCAGTTGTATAGTCAATACCATGTTCTTCTGCAAAATGCTCTCTTAATTTTTCGAGTAATCCTATGTTCTTTGCTCCTTCTAAAACAAAATCACATTCAAACCCGTAATCTTCACATCGTAGTTTTAACGTCATTCTCTTTTCAAAAATTATTGAACCTATAAAAATCATAAGTTTAATGTTCAAAACTAGCTGAATTTAGCCTCAATTTTGAAAAAGATCAATATTAAACCACATTAATAATATCAAATACTTCAAAAAATTAGAAGATAGTAATGAAAGGTCTAGAGTTTATTTTTTTAGCAGTAGGTTCTGTTATTGGAGCTTTTCTAAGATACAAAATCACAGAATCCCCATTATTGTTTAATGCTTTACCTCTTAATGTTTTGATTGTTAATGTTATTGGAGCCTTCATCTTAGGAATGTTTGTAATTGTATCAGAACAATGGAATCTTGATGGAAGATATTCACTATTAGCTGCCATTGGTTTTTGTGGTTCACTTACTACAATGTCATCTTTTGCACTTGATTCTAGTAACCTTTTGGATAATCATCATTATGGTACTTTGGCGATTAATTTAATTGCAAACACAGGATTATCTATTGGTGCACTGATTGGTGGCAAATCATTAATGTCTGCTATAGTAAATGGATAATTAAGAATAAGGGCTGTATTTTTTATATACTTTGATTACAGATTCATGATACATTTTTCTAATATCTTCATCTGTAGATATAGCAAGTTGATTTACAAGATCAGTGGCGGTAATGATTCCTATTACTTGATCATCTTCAATGACTGGCAACTTTCGAATTCCTCTGGTATACATTAGATCAGCTACCATCCATACTGATTCATCTGGACCAATTGCAAGTAAAGGTGATGACATTATCTGTTTTACAGGTGTTGTAATATGGTAAGCATGAGCTACAATCTTTACTGCAAAATCTCGATCTGTAACTATTCCTATTGCAGAATTATTTTCCATTACGATTACAGCACCTACTCTAGCATCTTCCATTAGTTTTGCTGCTTCATTTACTGTAAGAGATGAATCTACTGCAATTACTGATTTTGTCATAACATCTCTAACTGTAATTTTATCAGCATCCGTCATATTCAAATTGATATTAGACTTTATCTATATTAGTGACTGGCATAATCTCACTGCTGAAAATCAAAAACGATAATGTTGTAATATATCTTAAGCATAGTTCATTAATCAATTGATTGTGTATAATATAAAAAAATTCTTGTCCCACTTGATGGTTCTAAAAATTCTTTGAGAGGTTTAGATGAGGCAATTTATCTTGCAAGACAATGTCATGCAACAATTACAGGTTTGTATATTGTCCCATTAGCTAAACCTGTAACAGACTCACAAATTTCTTACATTGAAAAACATCTACTAAATAATGCATCAAAATTTATGTCAAAAGCAAAAATTCGTGCAGCACAAAATGGCATTGTTTTTGATGATGCAATAGATTATGGTGATGAAGGACCAAAAATCATAAACTATTCAAATAAAAAATTATTTGATATTATTGTAATCGGTTCTAGAGGCATGGGTTCAATTAAAGAGACATTTCTTGGAAGTACTTCCAATTATGTACTACACAAATCTCAAATTCCTGTTCTAATAGTAAAATAATTAATTTTTATTAATAGATAATTTCTTCTTTGAAAATAAGGATCTTATTTATTAGAAGAAAATCTAATCATTATCGTATGGCCCACACATTTGTAAAAGATGTAATGATTAGTGATTTAGCATCTCTAGATTATTCCACTTCAATTAAGGATGCTGCTAAATTAATGGATGAAAAAAATGTTGGCTGCATAATTGTTACTAAAAACAAATTACCAATAGGTATTTTGACAGAAAGGGATTTTGTTAAACGTATAGCAGCTAAAGAAAAACTATTGACATCTCCAATAGAGGAAGTAATGTCTTCACCGATAATTGAAATAGATCCAAACGAAACGGTTTGGGAAGCAGCACAAATAATGAAAACAAAGAATATTCATAAACTACCTGTTAAAAAAGATAACCAAATTATTGGAATAGTAACAACTACAGATTTAGTAAAAATTTGTAGTGTTGGCTCTGATTCCGAAATGAGGAGAATTTGTGATCAAATAATTACTAGAATGCAAAAACAATAGAGCTTGAAAAATGGTTTTCTCTTATCATGTAATTAAATTTGAATCAATTTCATTTTTACAAGGAACACATTGGTCTCAATCAATAGGAGATAAAGGAATTTTATACAAATCTATCAAGGATCCTTATTCGAAATTAATTATTGAATCATCAGATAATTCAGAAAAACTATTCCATGTCCCTAAAGATAGAACAGTAATTGTAGTAAACAAAGTTGTACACTTCCTTGGAGAATTAGTTTAAAATCTTATTTTACTAATAATACAGGACATTTTGCTTGTTCAGAAACTCTTCTACTAACACTTCCTAATGTCATTAATTTTTCTACTCCATGTAAACCCTGGCTACCAATTACTATTAATGAAATATTTTTCTTTTTTACAAAATTCAAAATTTCATTTGCAACATTACCCTGTGAAATGTTGTATGATGCAGTAATTCCATTTTCATCACATCTTTTAACAGCCATTTTCAACATGGTTTCTGTATCTTTTCTAATTGTTTTTATCCATTTTTTTATAGCATCTTTCTCAGATTTTGTTCTCGTTAATCCTAGAATTCCAGGAGGTGAAATGTAACTTTGATGAACAACAGAAAATAAAAAAATCTCTGAATCAAGATTGTGTGCAAGTTCCATCGCTCTAGATAATGCCTTAATTGAATATTTAGAACCATCATATGGAACAAGAATTTTGCTTAACATTTTTGAAAACATTACTATCACTATTTTATTACCAATACAGGAATTTTTGATTTATGAATTATGGCTTTTGCAACACTTCCCAAAAATGCTTCTTTTAGTCCGCTTTGACCTCTGGAACCGATTACAATAATATCAAATCCTTTGTTTTTAGCCATATAATCAATTTCCATTATTGGACTTCCGAAAATAATTTTAGATTTAAACACAATTCCTTTTTGAGCACATGTAGTTTTTGCAGACTCCATAAATTTTTTAGCTGATTTAGTAAGATGAATCTGATATGGCATAATGATATCTGTAAAATTTCTTGGGTATATTGGAATTACATACAAACCTGTAATTGTTGCATGACATTGTCTTGCAAGATAAATTGCCTCATCTAAACCTCTCAAAGAATTTTTAGAACCATCAAGTGGGACAAGAATTTTTTTAATGTTTTTCCTAATCATTAAAGAATAATCTGTAGATTTATGATTTAATACCAAAATAAGATTATCAATTGTAATAATCAAACCATAATATTCAAAATAATCACACCCAATCAGAAAAAAATCTTTCTAGAATTAACAGTATTTTAAAATGAAATTCTAGAATCTAGTTAAATATCAATAATACATGAAAATTATCATGAGAAAATCCCTTTACATGAATATACTAGTTCCACTTGATGGTTCCAAGTATTCTGAAAAAGCACTTTTACATGCATGTGATATGGCCAAAAGCTATCAATCTCATTTGATACTTTTGTATGTAGTTGAAAAATCTCTTCCAATTAATCTATTAGATAGAAAAGAATATCTTGAAATTTTAAGAAAATTTGGAAATAAAGTTTTGATTAAAGGTAAGGATATGACTATCCAACATGGTGTTGATTCAACAATAATTATAAAAGAAGGAAATATTGTAAATGAAATAATTAAACTTGCAAAAAATAAAAAATGTAATTTAATAATTTTGGGTAGTAAAGGAATGGGAGCAACCGCAAGATTTTTTCTTGGTAGTGTTTCAAATAAATTAGCAAATAATTCTCCCTGCTCTATTCTAATTATAAAATAATCTAAGCACTTGCAATAGCATTTACGATATCTGTTTTGGTGATAATTCCTACCAGCTTTGATTTTTTAACAACAGGTAACCCACTAATTCCGTTTCTTATCATCAGTAGTACCGCTACTCCAACATCTTCATCAGCTTCAATTGTTACTGGGTTTGATGACATTATATCCACTGCTTTGAAATGAAGAAGATGATTCATTTGATTTACTCGAAATTCATCAACACTACTTTTCATTTTATAATTTTCAACCTCTTTTGGATCAGCTGATTGAGATATCCAAAAAGGTAGTTTTGCTGGAACAAAATCTCTAAATGTGATAATTCCTACAGGTATTCTATTACGCTGAATAACAATCCTTGCAATTCTATTATGAATTAACAAGCTTTCTACATATAATAACGAGTCACCTGGCATGGCTGTGATAACATTTCTAGTCATAATTTTTGAAACTTTAAGAGGGGATACTGCATGTGTTAAAAAAATAGATGCAAGATCTGTCTTGGTGATTATACCTTCTAAAACACCATTATTTCCTAATACTATGATAGAACTAATATGATTTTTTTTCATCAGTTTAGCACAATCATAAATTGAATCAGTTTTCTTTATTGTAATTAATTTTTTGACATAAAACCAGAGACCTTAACTGTATTGATTGATTTGTCTCCAAGCGCAAAGATGGTTTTTGCTACATCTTTTTCAGTAATTATTCCAACTGGATGTTTTTTAGAATCTATTACAACAAGTCGTTTTAAGTTATGTCTAAGTAAAACTTGTCTGGCATCCAATATGCTAGTATTTGGACTAATAGTAACAGTTTTTTTAATTATGATTTTGTTAAGATCAGTATTTTTTAGCAGCATTAACAGAAAATGAATTTAATTAGTTAAATATGTCAACTCAAATATCATCAATGAAAATCAATCATGAAAATCTAGTGGTCTCTTATAATTTAAAATAGGGAGATACTAAAACAAGTATAGCAAAATGATTACTGATACAATTCATGGACATATGAAAGATATTCAATCTACCAAAATTAAATCTCTAATTTCTAAGGCAACTATTATAGAACCAACTGATACTCTCTCACATGTAATTAACAAAATTACTAAAAATAATTCTTATGATGTTTTTTATATAAAAGATAAAAAAATACTTTCTACAAACATTAGAGCATTACTAGATGCCAAAAATATCAATACTATGAAAGTAGAATCATTTCTTTACCCAATTCCACATGTGACACAAAACGATTCCGTTCAAAAAGTTGCAAACATTATCACTCATTACAGAATTAGGGAAGTTCCCGTAGTTGATAAAAATAAAATAATTGGTGTAGTTGCAGCACAAAGAATAATTAAATTACTATCTTCAATTGATAACAAATGGATTAAAGCCAGTCTAATTTATACTCAAAATCCCATAACCGTACCTTCTGATGAAACTATCAGTAATGCAAGACGAATCATGACTACTAAACGAATTGATCATTTACCAGTACTAAATCAGAGTAAAATCAAACAAGTCCTTACATCATATCATATCTTACAATCAATCACGCCTTCAGAAAAACAAGGACGAAAATCTATGGGCTCAAAAACAACACATGCATTAGAATTTAAGATTGGAAACATTGGTAGCACAAGGATCCCACAATGTTCTGCTAACGATGATTTAAATAAAATTATTAATTCTATGCTTAAAGCAGATACAACATGTTGTCTAGTTAATCTTCAAGGTACTCTTCAAGGTATTATCACTTTCAGAGATATTCTTGGTTTACTCGCATCAAAATTAGAAACTCCGATTCCATTATACATAGTTGGTATGCCAGATGATCAACAAAATGTAAATTTGATAAGTTCAAAATTTAGTAAAACTCTCAAAAGGTTACAACAAGTCTATACAGAAATACATGAAGCTAGAGTTTCAATAAAACAACAAAGATCTGGAAATAAAAAAGAAGGAAAATATGAAGTAACTATAATGATCATAACTCCACATCATACCCCTTTGATCTATAATTCAGTAGGTTTTGATCTAAGTGAAGTTTTAGAAGATCTCAGTGAAAAATTACTACGAAACTTATCTAAACGAGCAAAACATAGATCAAAAAAAAGTATTAGAAAAATTGGTTTACCTATATTCTAATTATGAAAAGTAATAAAAAAATCCCACAAGAAAGTATCTTAATTGTTGGATTCCCAAGTAATGGTCTAATTGGCACTTTTACCATTTCTTATTTGATACATGCTTTAGATATGAAGCAGATTGGAGAGTTAGATCATCCTGATCTACCTCCCACATTATTTGTTGAAGATGGAGAAATTTTAGCTCCAATTAGAATTTATAAAAGAAACAATATTTTTGCCATAATATCTGATCTACCATTTGATCCTTATTTGGCATATGATTTTGCTGGATTAACCTTAGAATATTGTAAAACAAACATGATTAAAAAAATAATCATTGTAAGTGGCATGGAAACAATAAACAAAGATTCCAAAATGCCTAAAATCTACGGATTAGTTACTCATCAATCTTTAGAAGAAACATTATACACAAATCAAATCTCTAAATTTTTAGCAGGCTCAATTTTTGGAACAGACGCAGCAATAATATCAGTTTTTAGAAAATCAAAAATTCCAGCATTAATTTTATATGCTGAATGTCATCCATTTTTCCCTGATCCTGAGGCTTCTATCGTTTCAATTATTACTTTAGCTCAAATTTTGAATATTAAGATAGATACAACTGACATACAAAAGAAAATGGAATATCTAAGGATTCAGCGTAGAAATCTAATGGATGAAACTATTCGTACTTTACAACAACAAAAAATAGAAAATAAACCTCGAGTCCCACAGATTTATCATTGATTATATGACTGAAAACAAACAAAAAGAATTTGAAATAAGAATTATCCCATCATCAATAAGTTCATTGTTTACAGACGATGTTGAACATCAAACTCTTTCTCCTCTTTCATGTTTAATAGAATATGGAACATATTGGTTGCTTGAATTTGATCTTCCATTAGTCAATAAAAATGACATCAAAATTACATCTGATGAAAATTCTATAAGTGTAGAAGCTAAGTTAAAAGAAACGTATTTTGAAGAAAAATTTGGCAGGAAAGCAGAATTTGAATATTTTAAAAAATCTATTTCACTTCCAGGAAAAATTGATAGTAAAAAAATTACTGCAAAATTTGAAAAAGGACGATTAGAAATTATTATTCCAAAAACAACTTCTAGTAATAAAATTATAATAAATTAATTATTTGAAAAATTGATCTACTTGATCTCTGTATTTGAAAGCAATTTTTCCAAAGTCTGCAAAATCTTCCGCTGTAGGATATTTCATTCTCATTGCATATTGATTTACAAAAACAGATAATGCACTACCTACAATTAGATTGTAGACTCCATCAGCTATATTTTTTGAATAAGGAAATGCCACTTTGATAAAAGGAAGATATGTTTCAGTTTGAGAAATCATTAATTTGATATTTTTTTCAACATATTCCTGAACATCAGTTGGAATTGCCATATCTTTACTAGGATTGATTTCTTATAATGTTTTATTATTTAGACAAATTAATCGTTTTTTTGGCTTCATTTTTCAATTAATGCTTATTATCTAATTATTTGCTCTAGATACTTTTCTTTACCCTTTCTACTTCGTGGTAGACATCTTAGTTGTCTATTACAACAAGGACATGATATTCCCTCATAATCCAGAAATACTTCACAATGATTACATCTTTTTTGTCCTGCCGCATACCTTCCAATCTGTACCGGTTTTGATGCCTTGTACTTTCTACACACTCCAATACAATACGTCATTCTGACTCTCCAAATTTTCTTTTCCTATTTTCTAATTTATTTATAAAATTATTGAAAATTCTCATTTTCTCTCTCATTTTATTATTCTACAAATTTATAAAAAATAAAACCTTTGATTGCAATGCACTCAAAAACATGATAAATAAAACCCATTTTTCATTAGATTTTCTTTGGAATAAATTTTATCAACTATGATAATAAGCTAGACTAATAAATAACAAAAATTCAAATTTTTTTTATGAAAAAAATTGAGGCAATAATTAAGCGTTCTACATATCCTATCATTATAGCAGAATTAAGTAGCATGGGTTACTCCATAATGGATAAACGAAATCTAGAAGATAGTAAAATTTTTGATAAGCAAACTTCTGTGAAAGTAGGCTCCACCGGAGTTAAATCGATTCCTTTATCAAAAATAGAATTAGTTGTTTCAGAAAAAGATGCTAGAAAAGTAATTAATTTGATTTCAAAAAAATCTGGTTATACTGCAAATCAAGGAGGCAAAATTTTCATTTCCGAGATGGAAGAAGTCGTGGATATGGAAACACTAAGTGCAGAACAAGACGTTGAATCAGAAATAATACCCTCCATCCCTAAACCGGTAATCAAACGAAGTAGACTAGTTCCTCTTCAAAAATTTACATTAATGAAACTAGTAAAAGTATATGAACATAACCAAGAAAAATTACAAACAGAATATAGAATAAAATCATTTAGTGACTTTGTAAATCACTGTATAATGGGATATCTTCCAACTATTGAAAAACAATTAAAACATTCAACAATTATTTATGGAAATAATTTTAGAGAAATTTAATTAGATTGTTTCTTCGCCTTCTTGACCAGTTCCAATATCGATAGCACGTAATATTGGTGAAACAAAGATCTTTCCTACAGTTCCTTTTGTTTTAATAATGTTAATTACTTCTTCTTCTTTACTTTCTGGAATTATTACTACTATTACATATTTTTCACTGAATTGTGGTTGAAATATGGCACTTCCTTTTGCAGCATGAATTTCTGCAGGTGGTCGTTTTCCCCTTCCTCGTACTTTACCAACTGTTAAACCACCAATCTCTATTTTTCTTAGAGCCTCACTAATTGCCATCACATCATTATTCCCAAGCATTGCTTCAATTCTTAACATTTGATAACCTTGAAAGGCATTTCACAAATAATAGTTTCAGATTTTGATTATCATGTGATAATCAAATGGTTATCTAATTTCGTTATTATTAATTAGTTTTAGAGTTTCAAAAATAATGTGCCAATAGATAGTGGTGATACAGCATGGATGCTAGTAGCAGGAAGTTTAGTACTTTTGATGATACCGGCACTTGGTCTTTTTGAATCTGGTTTATTGAGAAAGAAAAATGCTGTTTCTGTATTTATGCAAATTTTCTTTGGATTAGCTTTA is drawn from Candidatus Nitrosarchaeum limnium SFB1 and contains these coding sequences:
- a CDS encoding camphor resistance CrcB protein — protein: MKGLEFIFLAVGSVIGAFLRYKITESPLLFNALPLNVLIVNVIGAFILGMFVIVSEQWNLDGRYSLLAAIGFCGSLTTMSSFALDSSNLLDNHHYGTLAINLIANTGLSIGALIGGKSLMSAIVNG
- a CDS encoding Universal stress protein UspA and related nucleotide-binding protein; this encodes MFSKMLSKILVPYDGSKYSIKALSRAMELAHNLDSEIFLFSVVHQSYISPPGILGLTRTKSEKDAIKKWIKTIRKDTETMLKMAVKRCDENGITASYNISQGNVANEILNFVKKKNISLIVIGSQGLHGVEKLMTLGSVSRRVSEQAKCPVLLVK
- a CDS encoding AAA family ATPase, CDC48 subfamily protein, whose protein sequence is MEEIILKVIEIPQQHVGRGRAIVDPKIIEETKWKPGQILELTYNKKTHVKLWPGSTEEYGSGIIKIDGMTRQNIGAGIGDKISIKSVEAAAAEQITLSPTEKLAIDEEQLHDVMITNFQNHVFTVHDSIQLPTQMGGKIQFIITNTKPSKPVIVTESTIFKLGSMTKAIDSTIPRITYDELGGLKNEVRKIREMVELPMRHPELFEKIGVEAPKGVLLYGPPGTGKTLLAKAVAGETSAHFISLSGPEIMGKYYGESEEKLREIFKQAEENSPSIVFIDEIDSIAPKRDEVSGEVEKRIVSQLLTLMDGMKSRGKVVVIAATNRPDSIDPALRRPGRFDREIEIGIPDDEGRHEILSIHTRGMPIDEKVDLKQIAKITHGFVGADLEMLSKEAAMRSLRRILPDINLSEEKVSTEILQKIKITSDDFRDALKEIRPSALREVQVQIPNVNWDDVGGLDELKEELREAIEWPIKHKEAFEYVNVEAPKGILLHGPPGTGKTMIAKALATMTDSNFISIKGPELLSKWVGESEKGVREIFRKARQAAPCIIFLDEVDALVPRRGSGDSGSHVTENVVSQILTEIDGLEELHNVLIIGATNRLDIVDEALLRPGRFDRIIEVPNPDSKGREQIFKIHSKKKPLSNDVDITKIVELTNGFSGAEIAAIANRAAILALKRHVSTKSKNIKDIKITQQDILDSIDKVKPRKKEMPMTQSIK
- a CDS encoding transcription factor TFIIB cyclin-related protein — protein: MSDISHESNGYSQEDFMKLTRTGPATSLTMHDKGLSTVIGINKDSSGNTLSSKTKYEFNRLRTWDQRSKSRSTVALSKAFTLLNAMKTKLGIPDNVIENAAYIYRKAVNSKLTRGRTMASLISASLYAACRENNIPRTLDDIADAGNIERRILSRDLRTIIKKLGLKLNQYDTSSFISKISNNMNLKEKTKRDAFDILKRCELKEITAGKHPVAQAAASLYIACMINNEKISQKKFSSEAGVSDVTIRNRVTLIKKTLKITE
- a CDS encoding signal-transduction protein; its protein translation is MAHTFVKDVMISDLASLDYSTSIKDAAKLMDEKNVGCIIVTKNKLPIGILTERDFVKRIAAKEKLLTSPIEEVMSSPIIEIDPNETVWEAAQIMKTKNIHKLPVKKDNQIIGIVTTTDLVKICSVGSDSEMRRICDQIITRMQKQ
- a CDS encoding Universal stress protein UspA and related nucleotide-binding protein, with translation MKIIMRKSLYMNILVPLDGSKYSEKALLHACDMAKSYQSHLILLYVVEKSLPINLLDRKEYLEILRKFGNKVLIKGKDMTIQHGVDSTIIIKEGNIVNEIIKLAKNKKCNLIILGSKGMGATARFFLGSVSNKLANNSPCSILIIK
- a CDS encoding Universal stress protein UspA and related nucleotide-binding protein; the protein is MRGLDEAIYLARQCHATITGLYIVPLAKPVTDSQISYIEKHLLNNASKFMSKAKIRAAQNGIVFDDAIDYGDEGPKIINYSNKKLFDIIVIGSRGMGSIKETFLGSTSNYVLHKSQIPVLIVK
- a CDS encoding signal-transduction protein, translated to MTDADKITVRDVMTKSVIAVDSSLTVNEAAKLMEDARVGAVIVMENNSAIGIVTDRDFAVKIVAHAYHITTPVKQIMSSPLLAIGPDESVWMVADLMYTRGIRKLPVIEDDQVIGIITATDLVNQLAISTDEDIRKMYHESVIKVYKKYSPYS
- a CDS encoding hypothetical protein (hypothetical protein Nmar_0016), which gives rise to MVFSYHVIKFESISFLQGTHWSQSIGDKGILYKSIKDPYSKLIIESSDNSEKLFHVPKDRTVIVVNKVVHFLGELV
- a CDS encoding hypothetical protein (hypothetical protein Nmar_0014), with translation MIFIGSIIFEKRMTLKLRCEDYGFECDFVLEGAKNIGLLEKLREHFAEEHGIDYTTEAITQMIVNRGHSLESIRKE
- a CDS encoding UspA domain-containing protein encodes the protein MIRKNIKKILVPLDGSKNSLRGLDEAIYLARQCHATITGLYVIPIYPRNFTDIIMPYQIHLTKSAKKFMESAKTTCAQKGIVFKSKIIFGSPIMEIDYMAKNKGFDIIVIGSRGQSGLKEAFLGSVAKAIIHKSKIPVLVIK